One genomic window of uncultured delta proteobacterium includes the following:
- a CDS encoding Metallo-beta-lactamase superfamily protein, with protein MLHLSVLMENTAAEGFACEHGLSFLLDSGDTVILFDTGASGAFLDNAARMGLDLGNVTHIVLSHGHYDHTGGLGAGLAHIAAKKAGRELPPLLAHPAVVINRRRPLDHPKGPKDLGMPEDGRDALRSWPMTVSKDPVRIREDIVFLGEVPPARPEMRALVGEAECGGTYRADTLPDDTALAYITDEGLIIIAGCSHAGIVNIMEHAKAVTGVSKIRAVYGGLHCKDMTDDTIARTRAALEVENLAELYACHCTGSALDDFPVRVRLAAGESRKVF; from the coding sequence ATGCTGCACTTGTCCGTTCTGATGGAAAACACCGCCGCCGAAGGATTTGCCTGTGAGCACGGGCTGTCGTTCCTGCTGGATTCCGGCGATACCGTCATCCTGTTCGACACGGGCGCGAGCGGGGCGTTTCTAGACAACGCCGCCCGCATGGGGCTCGATCTCGGAAACGTGACGCATATCGTGTTGTCCCACGGCCACTATGACCACACGGGCGGGCTCGGCGCGGGGCTGGCCCATATCGCGGCGAAAAAGGCGGGGCGGGAATTGCCGCCGCTCCTCGCGCATCCCGCTGTGGTGATAAACCGCCGCAGGCCGCTGGACCATCCCAAGGGCCCCAAGGACCTCGGCATGCCGGAAGACGGACGGGACGCGCTCCGTTCCTGGCCCATGACCGTGTCCAAAGACCCGGTCCGCATCCGCGAGGATATTGTTTTTCTGGGGGAAGTCCCGCCCGCGCGCCCCGAAATGCGCGCCCTGGTCGGCGAGGCCGAGTGCGGCGGAACATACCGCGCGGACACGCTGCCCGACGACACGGCTCTCGCCTATATCACGGACGAGGGCCTCATCATCATCGCGGGGTGCTCGCACGCCGGAATTGTGAACATCATGGAGCACGCGAAAGCCGTGACGGGCGTTTCGAAAATCCGCGCCGTCTACGGGGGCCTGCATTGCAAGGACATGACGGATGACACCATCGCGCGGACCCGCGCGGCCCTGGAAGTCGAAAATCTGGCGGAACTCTACGCCTGCCACTGCACGGGCAGCGCCCTGGATGACTTCCCGGTCCGGGTGCGCCTGGCGGCGGGGGAATCCCGGAAGGTGTTCTAA
- a CDS encoding putative acetyltransferase (Evidence 3 : Function proposed based on presence of conserved amino acid motif, structural feature or limited homology), protein MDGYSIIPALPEHAPYLAAVEQAAATVFPPGSIPESIRGDSVPLPMLLAAVAAGHLWVAVDGGGVVVGFALLQIEEGIALVGEADVVPEHAGKGLGRRLMEAVAQRAAAEGHGALYLTTFSHVPWNMPFYTRIGFSVLPEGSAPPVLKHALLEERARGMEHRVAMRRALNPQ, encoded by the coding sequence ATGGACGGTTATTCCATCATCCCGGCATTGCCGGAGCACGCGCCGTATCTCGCCGCCGTGGAGCAGGCCGCCGCCACGGTGTTCCCGCCGGGGAGCATTCCGGAATCCATCCGGGGCGACAGCGTACCCCTGCCCATGCTGCTGGCGGCGGTTGCGGCTGGGCATCTCTGGGTGGCCGTGGACGGGGGAGGCGTTGTTGTGGGGTTTGCGCTTCTGCAAATAGAAGAAGGGATAGCCCTGGTGGGCGAGGCGGACGTTGTGCCGGAGCACGCCGGAAAAGGCCTGGGCAGGCGTCTGATGGAAGCCGTGGCCCAACGCGCGGCGGCGGAAGGGCACGGCGCGCTGTACTTGACGACTTTCAGCCACGTGCCGTGGAATATGCCTTTTTACACCCGGATCGGGTTTTCCGTTTTGCCGGAAGGAAGCGCGCCGCCTGTTCTAAAACACGCCCTGCTGGAAGAGCGGGCGCGCGGCATGGAGCACCGGGTCGCCATGCGGCGCGCCCTGAATCCTCAATAA
- the SRR gene encoding Serine racemase: protein MSQLAISYDDIVAAHERIRYVAHRTPVFTSTTANELAGAELFFKCDNFQRMGAFKFRGAYNALSQFSPEQRKRGVVAFSSGNHAQAVALSAKLLRIPATIIMPEDAPAAKVAATKGYGAEVVFYNRYTQDRLAIGKKMAEERGVTLIPPYDHPHVMAGQGTAAKELFEEAGPLDVLLVPLGGGGLLSGSAVAAKALKPDCAVFGVEPEAGNDGQQSFRSGKIVKIDTPRTIADGAQTQFLGDCTFPVIREHVEDILTATDAELMETMRFFAARMKMVVEPTGCLGAAVALTKKGLFAGKRVGVILSGGNVDIATYADFLTA from the coding sequence ATGTCCCAACTTGCCATTTCCTATGACGACATCGTCGCCGCCCACGAACGGATACGGTACGTGGCGCACCGCACGCCCGTGTTTACCTCGACCACGGCCAATGAACTGGCCGGGGCGGAACTGTTCTTCAAATGCGACAATTTCCAGCGCATGGGCGCGTTCAAATTCCGAGGGGCCTACAACGCCTTGTCCCAGTTCAGCCCGGAACAGCGCAAACGCGGCGTGGTCGCGTTTTCCTCCGGCAACCACGCCCAGGCCGTGGCGCTCTCCGCCAAGCTTTTGCGCATCCCGGCCACCATCATCATGCCGGAAGACGCCCCGGCGGCCAAGGTCGCGGCCACAAAAGGCTACGGCGCGGAGGTTGTCTTCTACAACCGCTATACCCAGGACCGGCTGGCCATCGGCAAAAAAATGGCGGAGGAGCGCGGCGTCACCCTTATCCCGCCGTACGACCATCCGCACGTCATGGCGGGCCAGGGCACGGCGGCCAAGGAGCTGTTCGAGGAAGCCGGGCCGCTGGACGTTCTGCTCGTGCCGCTCGGCGGCGGGGGGCTTCTTTCCGGCTCGGCCGTGGCGGCCAAAGCCCTGAAGCCGGATTGCGCCGTTTTCGGCGTGGAGCCGGAAGCCGGAAACGACGGCCAGCAAAGCTTCCGTTCCGGGAAGATCGTCAAAATAGACACGCCCAGAACCATTGCCGACGGCGCGCAAACGCAGTTCCTGGGCGACTGCACCTTCCCGGTCATCCGCGAGCATGTCGAGGACATCCTGACCGCCACGGACGCGGAACTCATGGAAACCATGCGGTTCTTCGCCGCGCGGATGAAAATGGTCGTGGAACCCACGGGCTGCCTCGGCGCCGCCGTCGCGCTGACGAAAAAGGGCCTGTTCGCCGGAAAACGCGTGGGCGTCATCCTTTCCGGCGGCAACGTGGATATCGCCACATACGCGGACTTCCTGACGGCCTGA
- a CDS encoding CBS domain containing membrane protein, whose product MRQARDIMTPNPVTISPKASIAEAVKVLLEKKFNGLPVVDDAGRLVGVICQSDLVAQQQRLHVPSVFTLLDGFIPLPGWSKAEEAFKKMSALVVEEAMTPKPVTAAPDMPLEDLASLMVKAKYYSLPVVEDGRLVGIIGKEDILRTLVEQEP is encoded by the coding sequence ATGCGACAAGCCCGCGACATCATGACTCCCAACCCGGTGACGATCAGCCCCAAAGCGTCCATCGCCGAAGCCGTCAAGGTCCTTTTGGAGAAGAAGTTCAACGGCCTGCCGGTTGTTGACGATGCGGGCCGCCTGGTGGGCGTCATCTGCCAGAGCGATCTGGTTGCCCAGCAGCAGCGGCTGCACGTGCCCTCGGTCTTCACGTTGCTGGACGGGTTCATTCCGTTGCCCGGCTGGAGCAAAGCCGAGGAGGCCTTTAAAAAGATGAGCGCGCTCGTCGTGGAAGAAGCCATGACGCCCAAACCGGTCACGGCGGCGCCGGATATGCCGCTTGAGGATTTGGCGAGCCTTATGGTCAAGGCCAAGTACTACTCGCTGCCGGTGGTCGAGGATGGACGCCTTGTCGGCATTATCGGCAAGGAAGATATTTTGCGGACCCTTGTGGAGCAAGAACCATAA
- the sdaA gene encoding L-serine dehydratase, with protein MTAVSSITTSIFELFKAGPGPSSSHTIAPMAAGLDFRKELSSLPDGVLREAKSLAVRLFGSLSATGFGHGTHKAVITGLLGFEPAACPGTLPSGVFDLPEEERTISAGPFRFTPGPESVINDSIEHLYPYSNTLVCELRGADGAVLHAKTYYSVGGGFLQWEGWTPPERGAVPYPYASGVELQRLANENGISIPHLVLRNEMALTGAKPADIYGRLDGIVDIMRRSVSRGSSVTGMLPGSLGVYRKAAHLAGRADMQDDPLNRFLGLLNAYAFAVAEENAAGGIIVTAPTCGAAGVLPAVLTMLEGYFGLGPEAVHSGMLAAAAVGFLAKHNAGIAGAEVGCQGEVGVASAMAAAMLAQAKGFSPRIILNAAEIALEHHLGLTCDPVGGYVQIPCIERNAMGALKAYNAFLVASMEDVERHRVTLDVTLRAMAETGRDMNAKYKETSLGGLAVSLPEC; from the coding sequence ATGACGGCGGTTTCTTCCATAACCACTTCGATTTTTGAATTGTTCAAGGCCGGTCCCGGCCCATCAAGCTCGCATACCATCGCGCCCATGGCAGCGGGGTTGGATTTCCGCAAAGAGCTCTCGTCCCTGCCGGACGGCGTTTTGCGCGAGGCGAAGAGTCTGGCCGTGCGGCTGTTCGGTTCGCTCAGCGCGACGGGCTTCGGCCACGGGACCCACAAGGCCGTAATCACCGGCCTTCTGGGTTTTGAACCGGCCGCCTGCCCCGGAACGCTCCCATCCGGCGTCTTCGACCTTCCGGAAGAAGAACGGACCATCAGCGCGGGTCCCTTCCGGTTCACGCCGGGGCCGGAATCCGTCATCAACGACAGTATCGAGCACCTTTACCCCTACAGCAACACCCTGGTGTGCGAATTGCGCGGCGCGGACGGCGCGGTGCTGCACGCCAAAACCTACTATTCCGTGGGCGGCGGCTTCCTTCAGTGGGAAGGCTGGACGCCCCCGGAGCGGGGCGCCGTGCCGTATCCCTACGCCTCCGGCGTCGAGTTGCAGCGCCTCGCGAACGAGAACGGCATCAGCATTCCCCATCTGGTGCTCCGGAACGAAATGGCTCTCACCGGAGCGAAACCGGCGGATATTTACGGGCGGTTGGACGGCATTGTGGATATCATGCGCCGGTCCGTCTCGCGCGGGAGTTCCGTCACCGGCATGCTGCCCGGGAGCCTGGGCGTGTACCGCAAAGCCGCGCATCTCGCGGGCAGGGCGGACATGCAGGACGATCCCTTGAACCGCTTTCTGGGGCTGCTCAACGCCTACGCCTTTGCCGTGGCTGAGGAAAACGCCGCCGGCGGCATCATCGTGACCGCCCCGACCTGCGGCGCCGCCGGGGTTTTACCGGCTGTCCTGACCATGCTCGAAGGGTATTTCGGCCTCGGGCCGGAGGCCGTGCATAGCGGCATGCTGGCAGCCGCGGCCGTGGGGTTCCTTGCCAAGCACAACGCGGGCATTGCCGGGGCGGAAGTGGGCTGCCAGGGAGAAGTCGGGGTCGCGTCCGCCATGGCCGCCGCCATGCTGGCCCAGGCCAAGGGGTTCTCCCCGCGCATCATCCTGAACGCGGCGGAGATCGCGCTGGAGCACCATCTCGGCCTGACCTGCGACCCGGTGGGCGGGTATGTGCAGATTCCCTGCATCGAGCGCAATGCCATGGGCGCGCTCAAAGCCTACAACGCCTTTCTCGTGGCATCCATGGAAGACGTGGAGCGCCACCGGGTAACCCTGGACGTGACCTTGCGGGCCATGGCCGAAACCGGCCGCGACATGAACGCCAAGTATAAGGAAACCAGCCTCGGCGGCCTGGCCGTGAGTTTGCCGGAATGCTAG
- the PFK gene encoding 6-phosphofructokinase 6 yields the protein MAKKTKPGAASAAVSPAASSDGFVVDTAIPTLGPAKIPSPLSYTTFTEGLTPFFLDGEYIDELSGKDPVATWFEPAGPRKNLYFDSSKTKCAIVTCGGLCPGINDVIRAIVMEAFHNYKVPAVLGIRYGLEGFIPKYGHEVVPLTPSTVADIHQFGGTMLGSSRGPQSPEEIVDALERMNVNILFVIGGDGSMKAMNSITREISARNLRIAVIGIPKTIDNDINFISQSFGFETAVFKATEAIQCAHVEALGARNGIGLVRLMGRESGFIAAQATMALKEVNFVLIPEVPFTLLGKEGLLPALELRLKQRRHAVIVVAEGAGQDLLHVSGQQDASGNPVLGDIGEFLRKEIKAYLTQRGMEHSIKFIDPSYIIRSVPANANDRVYCGFLGQNAVHAAMAGKTGMVVAKLMDRYVHLPIDLVIRKRQKVNPNSAFWRSVLESTGQMDFVGMGQNESYGS from the coding sequence ATGGCGAAAAAAACAAAACCCGGGGCCGCATCCGCTGCCGTTTCCCCCGCCGCGTCCTCGGACGGATTCGTGGTGGATACCGCCATCCCCACCCTCGGTCCCGCGAAAATACCCTCGCCCCTTTCCTATACCACCTTCACGGAAGGGCTGACGCCCTTCTTCCTCGACGGGGAATACATCGACGAGCTCAGCGGCAAGGACCCGGTGGCGACCTGGTTCGAGCCCGCCGGGCCCAGAAAGAATCTGTACTTTGACTCCTCAAAGACGAAATGCGCCATCGTGACCTGCGGCGGCCTCTGCCCGGGCATCAACGACGTCATCCGGGCCATCGTCATGGAGGCGTTCCACAACTACAAGGTCCCGGCAGTGCTCGGCATCCGGTACGGGCTGGAAGGGTTCATTCCCAAATACGGGCATGAGGTCGTGCCGCTCACCCCGAGCACTGTCGCGGATATCCACCAGTTCGGCGGCACCATGCTCGGGTCCTCGCGCGGGCCGCAGTCCCCGGAAGAAATCGTGGACGCCCTGGAGAGGATGAACGTCAACATCCTGTTCGTGATCGGCGGCGACGGCAGCATGAAGGCCATGAACTCCATCACCCGCGAGATCAGCGCGCGGAACCTGCGCATCGCGGTGATCGGCATCCCGAAGACCATTGACAACGACATCAATTTCATCAGCCAGTCCTTCGGGTTTGAAACCGCCGTGTTCAAGGCGACGGAAGCCATCCAGTGCGCCCACGTCGAGGCCCTCGGTGCACGCAACGGCATCGGCCTGGTGCGGCTCATGGGCCGGGAATCCGGCTTTATCGCGGCCCAGGCGACCATGGCGCTCAAGGAAGTCAACTTCGTGCTCATTCCCGAGGTTCCCTTCACCCTGCTCGGCAAGGAAGGGCTCCTCCCGGCGCTGGAACTCAGGCTCAAGCAGCGCCGCCACGCGGTCATCGTCGTGGCGGAAGGGGCCGGGCAGGATCTGCTCCACGTTTCCGGCCAGCAGGACGCTTCGGGCAACCCGGTTCTCGGGGACATCGGCGAATTTTTACGCAAGGAAATCAAGGCCTACCTGACCCAGCGGGGCATGGAGCATTCCATCAAATTCATCGACCCGAGCTACATCATCCGCTCGGTCCCGGCCAACGCCAACGACAGGGTGTATTGCGGCTTCCTGGGCCAGAACGCCGTGCATGCGGCCATGGCCGGAAAGACCGGCATGGTGGTGGCGAAACTCATGGACCGCTACGTCCACCTGCCGATCGACCTGGTCATCAGAAAACGCCAGAAGGTCAACCCGAATTCGGCGTTCTGGCGGTCCGTGCTTGAATCCACGGGCCAGATGGACTTTGTCGGCATGGGCCAGAACGAAAGTTACGGGAGCTAA
- a CDS encoding putative Response regulator PleD (Evidence 3 : Function proposed based on presence of conserved amino acid motif, structural feature or limited homology), with the protein MIKKTAHENTYRDEAAISPLPYCGDPFSLAMHLLRKGLFHGQYETTLHRAPEFSQVEELLRYLEQVQHHLAGLARGNISSPVPLDGYTGALLREMQENLHHVTWQARQLTVGDFSCDAGCMGELSEAFTVMGKTLQAAMARLEQQKQDLTALSENLRREVEARAAMEKDLRREQARLQKLASTDPLTGIANRRYFFQAAVRELERIRRTKAPACLAMLDIDHFKALNDSLGHNAGDKALRQITKIITSVVRPYDVVGRYGGDEFIFLFPEISRDQAHALLERLRGAVEKAVISAGKGNPDITVSIGLIELEAEKKISGNTLDAIIKRADEALYTAKKQCRNHICIL; encoded by the coding sequence ATGATAAAAAAAACCGCGCACGAGAACACATACCGGGACGAGGCAGCCATTTCTCCGCTGCCCTATTGCGGCGACCCCTTTTCTCTGGCCATGCATCTCTTGCGCAAGGGACTATTTCACGGCCAATACGAAACCACCCTCCACAGGGCGCCGGAGTTCTCGCAAGTGGAGGAACTCCTGCGGTATCTGGAACAGGTGCAACACCATCTTGCGGGCCTTGCGCGCGGCAATATCAGTTCCCCCGTTCCGCTGGACGGCTATACCGGCGCCTTGCTCAGGGAAATGCAGGAAAATTTGCACCATGTCACCTGGCAGGCCCGGCAGCTGACCGTCGGCGATTTTTCCTGCGATGCGGGCTGCATGGGCGAATTGTCCGAAGCGTTTACTGTCATGGGGAAAACGCTTCAAGCCGCCATGGCGCGCCTGGAACAGCAGAAGCAGGATTTGACGGCGCTGTCCGAAAACCTGCGGCGGGAGGTGGAAGCCAGGGCCGCCATGGAGAAGGACCTGCGGCGCGAGCAGGCCCGGCTGCAAAAACTCGCCTCTACCGACCCGCTGACCGGCATTGCCAACCGCCGCTATTTTTTCCAGGCGGCCGTCCGGGAACTGGAACGCATCCGCCGGACAAAAGCGCCCGCCTGCCTCGCCATGCTCGACATCGACCATTTCAAGGCGCTCAACGATTCCCTCGGGCACAACGCGGGCGACAAGGCGCTCCGGCAGATCACGAAAATCATAACCAGCGTCGTCAGGCCGTATGACGTCGTCGGCCGGTACGGCGGCGATGAGTTCATTTTCCTGTTTCCGGAAATTTCGCGGGACCAGGCCCACGCCCTTCTGGAACGGCTCCGCGGCGCGGTTGAAAAGGCGGTGATTTCCGCCGGGAAAGGCAACCCCGATATTACCGTCAGCATCGGGCTGATTGAACTGGAAGCGGAAAAAAAGATTTCCGGCAACACGCTCGACGCCATCATAAAACGCGCGGACGAGGCGTTGTACACCGCCAAAAAGCAGTGCCGCAACCATATCTGCATCCTGTAG
- a CDS encoding Glycosyl hydrolase, family 3 (fragment), whose amino-acid sequence MRILSFFCRILTVLALTALPANAAAKQPAGALPQSLPLEAMVGQMIMVGFRGDGASPNVPEMRTVLEDIRAGRVGGVIFFDRDWQTKKRGRNVTSVAQVTKLCALLQAEAPIPLFIAVDQEGGRVQRLRPDHGFAATPTAWELGKQTPAETEKAAVTMGSALRRIGINVNFAPVADIAIHPESPAIGALGRAFSSEPAVAAEHAAAFMAGLTKTKIIGSYKHFPGHGSAVADSHHKLTDITATWREDELTLYKTLPPNGPFMVMTGHLMHTGFDARYPASLSEKITTGLLRNKLGWRGVVVTDDLEMEAINLFYPMEERIRLAINAGVDIILFGNNLQYHPEQGRRVHAAIMRLVASGAVSPARIAESWGRIRALKANLQ is encoded by the coding sequence ATGAGAATACTATCCTTTTTTTGCCGCATCCTGACGGTTCTGGCCCTCACCGCCCTGCCCGCGAACGCGGCGGCGAAACAGCCGGCCGGAGCGCTCCCCCAATCCCTTCCGCTGGAAGCCATGGTCGGCCAGATGATTATGGTGGGATTCCGCGGCGACGGCGCCTCTCCCAACGTTCCGGAAATGCGGACCGTGCTTGAGGATATCCGCGCCGGCCGCGTCGGCGGCGTCATTTTCTTCGACCGCGACTGGCAGACGAAAAAACGCGGCAGGAACGTCACCTCGGTCGCGCAGGTAACGAAGCTCTGCGCTCTGTTGCAAGCCGAGGCGCCCATACCGCTCTTCATCGCCGTGGACCAGGAAGGCGGCCGCGTGCAGCGGCTGCGCCCGGACCACGGGTTTGCCGCGACCCCTACGGCCTGGGAGCTCGGGAAACAGACGCCCGCTGAAACGGAGAAAGCAGCCGTCACCATGGGCAGCGCCCTGCGCCGTATCGGCATCAACGTCAATTTCGCCCCGGTGGCGGATATCGCCATCCACCCGGAAAGCCCCGCCATAGGCGCGCTGGGCCGCGCCTTTTCCTCGGAGCCCGCCGTTGCCGCCGAGCATGCCGCCGCCTTTATGGCAGGCCTGACAAAAACTAAAATAATAGGGAGCTACAAGCATTTCCCCGGACACGGCAGCGCCGTTGCCGACTCCCACCACAAACTGACGGACATCACCGCGACCTGGCGCGAAGACGAACTGACCCTGTACAAAACGCTGCCGCCCAACGGGCCGTTCATGGTCATGACCGGGCATCTGATGCATACGGGGTTTGATGCCCGGTACCCGGCCTCCCTTTCGGAAAAAATCACAACGGGCCTTTTGCGGAACAAACTCGGCTGGCGGGGCGTCGTCGTGACCGACGATCTGGAGATGGAGGCCATCAACCTCTTCTATCCCATGGAAGAACGCATCCGTCTGGCCATTAACGCCGGTGTGGACATCATCCTGTTCGGCAACAATTTGCAGTACCACCCGGAACAGGGCCGCCGCGTGCATGCCGCCATCATGCGCCTTGTGGCGAGCGGCGCGGTAAGCCCCGCCCGCATTGCCGAATCATGGGGCAGGATCCGGGCGCTCAAGGCAAACCTTCAATAA
- a CDS encoding conserved hypothetical protein (Evidence 4 : Homologs of previously reported genes of unknown function) — MMTALYTGTTGMKSFGVGMSSLSNNIANLNTLAFKKAMTIYSDNISQTVNSSHSNGVTEHSQLGMGVSVSVNRTMHQQGSFMQGSSPTDLAIDGKGFFGVQKNGVTQYTRAGNFRFTSEGSLIDPNGYSLLGYKMENGVASTTLSPISMDFGTSGQGYMAPKATTAVSLIQNLGQRDSANSDPANPFFGMAVKWNGTQNPPLAASQYGGVTPTVVYDSNGVAQTINVYTDYVGQFNGKHVYQYVMGTDPAKDGSAQAGTAAAGILAAGTFTFSSNGQIQDMTMFTPPGSGTTSDMSAWLPASFDASGNPAVPVTFKGAGAQSIGFNFGMEMSGAWTAGYASAADVNADPSGLYSGQGRPLYPTSSTSYQGSTGTLSTSQDGYAAGYLKDMTIGTDGIMTGRYSNGETMDLFQIPIYRFMNEEGLRHEGGNRYTATKESGAAEEGLPGTENYGNLHEASLEQSNVDLASEFTTMILTQRGFQINSKVVTTSDQMLQKALELKR; from the coding sequence ATGATGACGGCATTATATACCGGCACGACCGGCATGAAGAGCTTCGGGGTCGGCATGAGTTCGCTTTCGAACAACATTGCCAACCTCAATACCCTGGCCTTTAAAAAAGCCATGACGATATACAGCGACAATATCAGCCAGACGGTGAATTCCTCGCACTCCAACGGTGTTACGGAACACTCGCAGCTCGGTATGGGCGTCAGCGTCAGCGTGAACCGGACCATGCACCAGCAGGGCTCCTTCATGCAGGGTTCTTCCCCGACGGACCTTGCCATTGACGGCAAGGGCTTTTTCGGCGTGCAGAAAAACGGCGTTACCCAATACACCAGGGCCGGGAACTTCCGCTTCACCAGCGAAGGCTCGCTGATCGACCCCAACGGCTATTCCCTGCTCGGCTACAAAATGGAAAACGGCGTCGCCTCCACGACGTTGAGCCCCATTTCCATGGACTTCGGCACATCCGGCCAGGGATATATGGCGCCCAAGGCCACCACGGCGGTGTCGCTCATCCAGAACCTGGGGCAGCGCGACAGCGCGAACAGCGACCCGGCGAATCCCTTTTTCGGCATGGCGGTCAAATGGAACGGCACGCAAAACCCGCCCCTGGCCGCGAGCCAATACGGCGGCGTAACCCCGACCGTGGTTTACGACAGCAACGGCGTCGCGCAGACCATCAACGTCTATACCGACTATGTGGGCCAGTTCAACGGCAAACACGTCTATCAGTACGTCATGGGCACGGACCCGGCAAAGGACGGCTCCGCCCAGGCGGGCACCGCCGCCGCCGGAATTCTGGCCGCCGGGACGTTCACTTTCTCCTCCAACGGCCAGATCCAGGACATGACCATGTTCACGCCGCCCGGCAGCGGCACCACCAGCGACATGTCGGCCTGGCTCCCGGCCTCTTTCGACGCGTCGGGCAACCCGGCGGTGCCGGTCACCTTCAAGGGGGCGGGCGCGCAGAGCATCGGCTTCAATTTCGGCATGGAGATGAGCGGCGCCTGGACCGCGGGATACGCCAGCGCGGCCGACGTCAACGCCGACCCCTCCGGACTTTACAGCGGGCAGGGGCGGCCGCTGTACCCGACCAGCAGCACAAGCTACCAGGGCAGCACCGGCACCCTTTCCACCTCGCAGGACGGGTACGCGGCAGGGTATCTCAAGGACATGACCATCGGAACGGACGGGATCATGACCGGCAGATACAGCAACGGTGAAACCATGGATCTGTTCCAGATACCGATCTACCGGTTCATGAACGAGGAAGGCCTGCGGCACGAGGGCGGCAACCGGTACACCGCCACCAAGGAATCCGGCGCCGCCGAGGAAGGCCTGCCCGGCACGGAAAACTACGGCAACCTCCATGAGGCGAGCCTGGAACAATCCAACGTGGACCTTGCTTCCGAGTTCACCACCATGATCCTGACCCAGCGCGGCTTCCAGATAAACAGCAAGGTGGTGACCACCTCGGACCAGATGCTGCAAAAAGCGCTTGAACTGAAGCGGTAA